From the Cardiocondyla obscurior isolate alpha-2009 linkage group LG08, Cobs3.1, whole genome shotgun sequence genome, the window TGTTTAGATGGGATTGAAGGGGAAGAACATTTACTGGCAACTTTAGAAATGGAAGCCAGCAAACATGAAGAAGAGTTGCTTGCTGAAGCATTATTGTTACAAGAAGAACTTGGAGTTGATTTAGCTGAGCATGTAAGTATCATTTATCGAACaacaatgtatatatatttttttttttttttaatagaaatattaagatattcGACagagttgaaataaaaataattaaaatgttattcttaataaattttttatgcgttGCAGTCTGCGCTAGGTGATCCCAAGGCACGTGTAATACCGGAGCCATCGACATCGGACAGTATGCTTATGCCAGCGGTAATACCCGAAGAAGACTCTAAACCGGCAGAGACAGATTCAACAACACAAATGAATATCTCAAAAGAACCAAACAAAAAGGTTTTGAAAGACGGCAAGGAAACAATTCAAATTATTCGGGGtaatcgcgtaattaaattaccaCCTATTGAAGCACCTGCTACGAGGAGTAAACGATTACAAGCAAAAACTGACATACCACAGATGGATTCCGAACCaccgaaaaaaattgaaaagcttGCGTAAGTACAGtaaactaataaataaaaaattttgattaattacaagtgacataaatataataacaaattttaagataaaaaatgtttatatggTAACGTTTGAATAATGTTatctgataatattttaacgtcaaCACAGTCAGGTATCAATTCAACAACTACCACAAAATAAAGATGAAGAATTCAGAACGGAACAAGTATTGAATGAAGAGGAAGATGAAGACGACGAAGGCGATGAGGACGATAATTCAGATTCCGAAGATGATCCTGATCGGTTATGGTGTATCTGCAAACGGCCACATAATAATCGATTTATGATATGCTGTGACGTTTGCGAAGATTGGTTCCATGGAAAATGTGTACACGTTAGCAAAGCAATGGGTCAGTCTTGCATTTAAgtttaagttaaattaaaaaaaaatattaattttacttttgcgTTACAACTACTTGTTTTGTGCTAATAACAGGCCAACAAATGGAAGAGAAGGGCATAGAGTGGGTTTGTCCGAATTGTCTACGAAAAAAAGCTGAGGAAGACAAATCTAAAACAAATGTGCAATCGCTATCTAcaaagcaaaaattaaaacttgagTCAGTAAACGAGACTTTATTATTGCAAGGTACATCATCGAAAGAAATATCTCCGTCGGGTTCTTCCAACGACCACGGAGGTGCTCCAGTTTCTGGCACAATGCAGTGTGTTGTTTGTAAAAAGGAAGCTAGAAACTCCAGTATTTATTGTTCAGATGCATGTATTCTTGCCCACGCTCAGGAAACTTTAACCAAAGAAAAACCTGTGCTAtcgaaaacaaatataaaatctacAAAACTACCTGCCACAGATATTATGAAGACAAAAGCTGAGGCTAGAGTAATAGTTTTTGACAGAAAAACTGGTCAAGTTCTTACAGGTAattagattatatttaattaatgttaaatattattttaatttaagcataATGCAAGCGTGACACATATGCATTCgtgacatatatataaattattattataggtGCAGATGCTCCTTTAAGATCCAATTTACGAACGTGGTTAAAAGATAATCCAAGTTTTGAAATAGTTGAAGctaacaatattaatacacTTCAAATAGGCGGAAAGCTGGTCACACAAATTCAAACATCTGGAAAAActgtatgtattttataaaatttttatctactttttcGAATTAACCCCTTGAGTGCACAATACTCGCGGCTTATGCGGTCCGTACGGACGGCGCGCGGCTGGCGCTGAGCGCAAATTTGCGTTCACAGTATATCGATAGATTTCGCTGGACGCATATATGCGCCCATAGCACTAAAAgggttaaaaatatatatatatactttttaaaatttaaaaaaaaatataaattataaatttttttcagggAAAAATTACGCAACTATCACCAGTTAAAGTACAAACTGTGCCCAAGATGATCTATACGAAATTAGTTGGACCAAAACAGACACTTTTAACGTCcaacaaaaaatttacaataatttcgACCATGCAACCACAACCAAGCACATCAGGTAATAGACCGATTCAACCTAAACAATCGACAAGTGCTATAACACTAGGAAAAAGCCCTTTGTTACCAAAACCATCGAAGAGCGGTATGCAGGTGCAGTTTAAAACTCAAATTGCAAGCTCGTCGAAGCAAACTCCAGTTAAGAAACTAGAAACAAAGCCATCACCTCAACAGAAACAAACTAAATTAACACCAGTAAAAAAGCCAGAAACAGAACCTATACGAGTAAATATCCGAAAAACGCTAACGGAGTTACTTTCCACTCGTATAAAGGCAACGGAAGATCTGAAACTAACCGACGACGAAATCTCTGATTTAGCTTTCAATATAGAACTCGAAATGTATAAGTATTTTAAGGACACTGGTTCTAAATACAAAGCGAAATACAGGAGTTTAGTATTTAACATAAAAGACACGAAAAATCTAACcttatttagaaaaatcgcGGATTACTCATTAACACCGGATGCAGTGGTACGATTAAGTCCAGATGAGATGGCCAGTCAAGAATTAGCCGAGTGGCGCGAAAAGGAAACGAAACATCAGTtggaaatgataaaaaagaatgaaTTGGATTTGATGGCCCAAGCCAAATCGATAGTCGTGAAAACTCACAAAGGTGAACAGATAATCGAAAATGATGGTGGAATTGATCACGTTGATCCTAAAACGCCTGTGCAGGATATCGTTTCCGCATTAAATAACGGTGACAGCATAAGTTCCACAATCGATGATTTAGAAAAAGATAGGAATAAAGATGATAAAGGACAGATGGAAactaaaaaattcaaaaatactgacgaacgaaagaaaaaggataaagagCGAGGTAGAGAGCGCGACAAATCAAAAAGTAAGGATCGACGAGAAAGAAGTCGCAGCCGGCATCGTCataatcgcgatcgcgatcgtaGCAAGACTCGAGACAAGAGCAAGGAGCAAAAATCAAATAGGAATAAAGAGGGCAAATgcgagaaagacagagaacgagaaaaagataaagatcgAGATCGCAATAAAGATCGAGACAAGGCGAGCAGAAAAGAgagtagagagagagatcgacagagagaaagagagagagataggcATAAGAGTAACGATGGTCGTTCGAGAAATCATAGCGAGAGTAGAGATTCCAAAGATGTCGATAAACAAGAAGAAGAAcgtaaaagagaaacggaaaagaaaaaagaagtctCGCCATTTAACGAAAAACCGATAGAAGATCGTCTCTGGCGGCACATAGAAGACGAGGCGACAACGAACACTATCGATGGAAATGATTCTGATTTGTCGGATAGAGAACCTAGTTCTACCGTCACGATCAAGACTCCCGATATAAACGAAGAAAttgaaagagataaagagcCAGTAACAGACAAGGAAACGTCGGCAAAGGGTGTTTCTCAAACCGTCTGGCGCGGTTTTGTTAACATGGTTGATGTCGCCAAATTTTTCATAACCGCGCAGGAAGTCAGTGGCAACGCTAAAACTCTTATGGATGATTTACCAGATACTGTCGACGTTGTTGGTAGAATCAGCCACCAGACCGTTTGGgattatatttcaaagatGAAAAAAAGTGGCTCGAAAGAGATTTTAGTTATCAGATTAACGGCTGCTAACGACGAAGAGAAGATTCCGTACATAACTTTATATAGCTATCTGAATAGCAGAAGCCGTTTGGGTGTTGTAGGTaatgtttctaaaaatattaaagatttttacaTAATGCCATTTTCGTGTCAAAGTACTATACCGTCGGTCTTGATGCCACTCAGCGGACCTGGATTTGAGCAACATCGACCACATTTACTTCTCGGCATTATAgttcgtaataaaaagaaacgattaTCGATTGTACCGCcaatatctttaaaaacatCGAAAACGTCCACGTCCGACAGAAGTTACACTCCACCGTTGATCAATGtgtctaaagaaaaaaatttgtcgccATCACCATCATCGTCTCCTATGCTGTACAAAGCTACTGCTGTAGATGCTACGAAAGAGAAAGCGGCAGCAGTCGTGACACAGTTAACTTTGGAATCTTTGAACAAGGCGCATATAGGTATGTCGCGTGGTGTCTTAGATACTGCGACAATATGCAAAATTGTACCAGAATTGTCATCAAAGATTGATCTGACTTCGTCGCCTGGTAAAGCCATAGACGATGACGGAGATGAGCCGTACAGTCCTGGTGATAttgatgacgatgacgatgatgacgaTATAAACGATCTGCAGGCCACTGACAGCACTACGGCTCTCTTATCTTCGACGAATAAAAATCCTACGGAATTACAAAGGAAGATGGAAGAGCTGAATCGTCAGATTGAGGAGCAGAAGCAACAAATCGAGGAACAGAAGCAACAAATACAGAGTATTAGCTCGTCGTTTCTCGATGAAGGAACTCCCACATTACCGGTAAGAATCTTTATTAAACTCActtcttgtaattttaattgtacttatcgtattaatattatttattatagtatttttagacatatatttaattttaaatttgaaaataaatttaaagtatatcattaaaataagtatatcatttaaaataaaatttaaagtatatcgttaaataatatctttacagaaaatttattaaacttattttttattttttttattatttaagggTTTGGGACTGGACCCTCCCACTGAAGACGGCGAAGAAACGTATAGTCCATCAAATGCGCGTTCTTTCACGCCTCCACCACCCATTTCCAAATTTGCACAGCCTATCCTCGATAAAGTTTCGGATATCACCATACCACCGAATTTACAGGAAATTTTGGCGAATGTAAAGCGGCAGGAATCTTCTAAAGTGGATCCTTATCTTCCGTCTAAGCCTAGCGCGTCATTTCTACCCACGCTTTACCCAAATACGGAAAGATATTCGCCTTTATCCTCTTCCCGAATCGGTCAATCGGATCAGAAAATATCGCCGGAAGTTCcgaaagaaagtaaaagtaCATTAAGCACTTTGAGCGACTTAGATCTGATCCGAAAGGCCGAAGAAGAATTAGCTGCAGTCGCGGCGGCATCCTCCACGCTGCCGGCaacctcctcttcttcctcatcCTTATCGTCGGCGTCATCATCTTTGCTCGTCTTAACGCCGCCACCAGTCGCCTCTGTAAGTGATACACCAACATCGCCACCGTCGCTCCCGCCAATTTCACTTCCCGTGGAATCTGCATTGGAAGCGAATAAATCGTACAAATCAAGTCCTTCAGATACATTCAAAAAGTGTTTTACTTCTGAACAGCCGAAGCCACCTGGACTTGAAGACGAAGATTTTCCTACTTTCTCATCAACTCCGTCAACTGCAGATATCTCGAAAATGGCTGGTGCATCCCACTCGAAACTCTCACCCAAAAGCGACATTGTGCTGAACGTCAAGCGGAAGTTAAACGACAACGGTAATTCATCGTCACCTACTAGATTACCAAGGACAAAATCACGCTGGGGTCAAAGATCGTCCGagtaatgtaatgtaatagTGCCGCTTTTTGCGGTATGGTGACCTTCCGATATTTAGAGATATACTTTTTATGTACGTTATTCTAAATATTTGTCGTGTATAAAGTGAAAAGGTGTTTCTTTTGTGCAAAAGAAGAAAGATTGATCGAAtgaaacgataaattattaaggGAGCCTTGCTGTAATTTGTAACATAAACC encodes:
- the Pps gene encoding death-inducer obliterator 1 isoform X3 encodes the protein MSNSYVVEPQESNSPKKDDTLIIVVNDDGIISVDQTTLQNLIMNQSSANVSVVRLGQADTDTENGDITLTVDPPTFDHSTANLVSANASSDPGGLVDPFMEMEPEELERLETALQSEEAKQILGENVTAMLDMLSVEEQHNTMRYNIQLDHCYTSRLSPSDPIPRDPLPIGDDFSEISDIQYIHQPSFRTSVVSPSVNDMDNAGIKNKNIVKNINILQSKQLNRPIRKATVSTPTSVTGSSRTNIVVTPKLSGQHSVSRNVASVQQGTTKVQTKNNGEEENDDENTESSESSESESDDNDSDSDFGPRGSKRNNVRARGGRKGLTTRGGSMTAGRRRGQKHLDLEQVRRLDMEMAAAVNAMKTPDKDDKLERFNPTKNKRQIKTLGGKKKEESQLTENSPSVLQESPVYEKPLQTTNQVKANLINANMNKGDMILTKLSQGRSNQKVTFVPKQVKPNELKNIELKKTVLVSKEKFVNQPGTKFFTTKDGKLIQIPMTSKTINSNTQVYPIKTILTQQSSSQQSVIQQNLSQGSQQSKSILPIGTPVKIKSNDIKREKRKSDTTIESISKEENTTKSVESKTLDSAKKPKRDTRKAPGYVADTLGPALFSTPDIIRRVGSNSDGKVTDSPVTSPTTPPAPLTAVTSTPGSSTSSISTAVSLNIGISAGSNTVQSTSNFANKKTILNTSEQSIEPESQLNFNQSNNITLGTENEQKSESKTPLTEELQPSLGTDGIEGEEHLLATLEMEASKHEEELLAEALLLQEELGVDLAEHSALGDPKARVIPEPSTSDSMLMPAVIPEEDSKPAETDSTTQMNISKEPNKKVLKDGKETIQIIRGNRVIKLPPIEAPATRSKRLQAKTDIPQMDSEPPKKIEKLAQVSIQQLPQNKDEEFRTEQVLNEEEDEDDEGDEDDNSDSEDDPDRLWCICKRPHNNRFMICCDVCEDWFHGKCVHVSKAMGQQMEEKGIEWVCPNCLRKKAEEDKSKTNVQSLSTKQKLKLESVNETLLLQGTSSKEISPSGSSNDHGGAPVSGTMQCVVCKKEARNSSIYCSDACILAHAQETLTKEKPVLSKTNIKSTKLPATDIMKTKAEARVIVFDRKTGQVLTGADAPLRSNLRTWLKDNPSFEIVEANNINTLQIGGKLVTQIQTSGKTGKITQLSPVKVQTVPKMIYTKLVGPKQTLLTSNKKFTIISTMQPQPSTSGNRPIQPKQSTSAITLGKSPLLPKPSKSGMQVQFKTQIASSSKQTPVKKLETKPSPQQKQTKLTPVKKPETEPIRVNIRKTLTELLSTRIKATEDLKLTDDEISDLAFNIELEMYKYFKDTGSKYKAKYRSLVFNIKDTKNLTLFRKIADYSLTPDAVVRLSPDEMASQELAEWREKETKHQLEMIKKNELDLMAQAKSIVVKTHKGEQIIENDGGIDHVDPKTPVQDIVSALNNGDSISSTIDDLEKDRNKDDKGQMETKKFKNTDERKKKDKERGRERDKSKSKDRRERSRSRHRHNRDRDRSKTRDKSKEQKSNRNKEGKCEKDREREKDKDRDRNKDRDKASRKESRERDRQRERERDRHKSNDGRSRNHSESRDSKDVDKQEEERKRETEKKKEVSPFNEKPIEDRLWRHIEDEATTNTIDGNDSDLSDREPSSTVTIKTPDINEEIERDKEPVTDKETSAKGVSQTVWRGFVNMVDVAKFFITAQEVSGNAKTLMDDLPDTVDVVGRISHQTVWDYISKMKKSGSKEILVIRLTAANDEEKIPYITLYSYLNSRSRLGVVGNVSKNIKDFYIMPFSCQSTIPSVLMPLSGPGFEQHRPHLLLGIIVRNKKKRLSIVPPISLKTSKTSTSDRSYTPPLINVSKEKNLSPSPSSSPMLYKATAVDATKEKAAAVVTQLTLESLNKAHIGMSRGVLDTATICKIVPELSSKIDLTSSPGKAIDDDGDEPYSPGDIDDDDDDDDINDLQATDSTTALLSSTNKNPTELQRKMEELNRQIEEQKQQIEEQKQQIQSISSSFLDEGTPTLPGLGLDPPTEDGEETYSPSNARSFTPPPPISKFAQPILDKVSDITIPPNLQEILANVKRQESSKVDPYLPSKPSASFLPTLYPNTERYSPLSSSRIGQSDQKISPEVPKESKSTLSTLSDLDLIRKAEEELAAVAAASSTLPATSSSSSSLSSASSSLLVLTPPPVASPKPPGLEDEDFPTFSSTPSTADISKMAGASHSKLSPKSDIVLNVKRKLNDNGNSSSPTRLPRTKSRWGQRSSE
- the Pps gene encoding death-inducer obliterator 1 isoform X1; amino-acid sequence: MSNSYVVEPQESNSPKKDDTLIIVVNDDGIISVDQTTLQNLIMNQSSANVSVVRLGQADTDTENGDITLTVDPPTFDHSTANLVSANASSDPGGLVDPFMEMEPEELERLETALQSEEAKQILGENVTAMLDMLSVEEQHNTMRYNIQLDHCYTSRLSPSDPIPRDPLPIGDDFSEISDIQYIHQPSFRTSVVSPSVNDMDNAGIKNKNIVKNINILQSKQLNRPIRKATVSTPTSVTGSSRTNIVVTPKLSGQHSVSRNVASVQQGTTKVQTKNNGEEENDDENTESSESSESESDDNDSDSDFGPRGSKRNNVRARGGRKGLTTRGGSMTAGRRRGQKHLDLEQVRRLDMEMAAAVNAMKTPDKDDKLERFNPTKNKRQIKTLGGKKKEESQLTENSPSVLQESPVYEKPLQTTNQVKANLINANMNKGDMILTKLSQGRSNQKVTFVPKQVKPNELKNIELKKTVLVSKEKFVNQPGTKFFTTKDGKLIQIPMTSKTINSNTQVYPIKTILTQQSSSQQSVIQQNLSQGSQQSKSILPIGTPVKIKSNDIKREKRKSDTTIESISKEENTTKSVESKTLDSAKKPKRDTRKAPGYVADTLGPALFSTPDIIRRVGSNSDGKVTDSPVTSPTTPPAPLTAVTSTPGSSTSSISTAVSLNIGISAGSNTVQSTSNFANKKTILNTSEQSIEPESQLNFNQSNNITLGTENEQKSESKTPLTEELQPSLGTDGIEGEEHLLATLEMEASKHEEELLAEALLLQEELGVDLAEHSALGDPKARVIPEPSTSDSMLMPAVIPEEDSKPAETDSTTQMNISKEPNKKVLKDGKETIQIIRGNRVIKLPPIEAPATRSKRLQAKTDIPQMDSEPPKKIEKLAQVSIQQLPQNKDEEFRTEQVLNEEEDEDDEGDEDDNSDSEDDPDRLWCICKRPHNNRFMICCDVCEDWFHGKCVHVSKAMGQQMEEKGIEWVCPNCLRKKAEEDKSKTNVQSLSTKQKLKLESVNETLLLQGTSSKEISPSGSSNDHGGAPVSGTMQCVVCKKEARNSSIYCSDACILAHAQETLTKEKPVLSKTNIKSTKLPATDIMKTKAEARVIVFDRKTGQVLTGADAPLRSNLRTWLKDNPSFEIVEANNINTLQIGGKLVTQIQTSGKTGKITQLSPVKVQTVPKMIYTKLVGPKQTLLTSNKKFTIISTMQPQPSTSGNRPIQPKQSTSAITLGKSPLLPKPSKSGMQVQFKTQIASSSKQTPVKKLETKPSPQQKQTKLTPVKKPETEPIRVNIRKTLTELLSTRIKATEDLKLTDDEISDLAFNIELEMYKYFKDTGSKYKAKYRSLVFNIKDTKNLTLFRKIADYSLTPDAVVRLSPDEMASQELAEWREKETKHQLEMIKKNELDLMAQAKSIVVKTHKGEQIIENDGGIDHVDPKTPVQDIVSALNNGDSISSTIDDLEKDRNKDDKGQMETKKFKNTDERKKKDKERGRERDKSKSKDRRERSRSRHRHNRDRDRSKTRDKSKEQKSNRNKEGKCEKDREREKDKDRDRNKDRDKASRKESRERDRQRERERDRHKSNDGRSRNHSESRDSKDVDKQEEERKRETEKKKEVSPFNEKPIEDRLWRHIEDEATTNTIDGNDSDLSDREPSSTVTIKTPDINEEIERDKEPVTDKETSAKGVSQTVWRGFVNMVDVAKFFITAQEVSGNAKTLMDDLPDTVDVVGRISHQTVWDYISKMKKSGSKEILVIRLTAANDEEKIPYITLYSYLNSRSRLGVVGNVSKNIKDFYIMPFSCQSTIPSVLMPLSGPGFEQHRPHLLLGIIVRNKKKRLSIVPPISLKTSKTSTSDRSYTPPLINVSKEKNLSPSPSSSPMLYKATAVDATKEKAAAVVTQLTLESLNKAHIGMSRGVLDTATICKIVPELSSKIDLTSSPGKAIDDDGDEPYSPGDIDDDDDDDDINDLQATDSTTALLSSTNKNPTELQRKMEELNRQIEEQKQQIEEQKQQIQSISSSFLDEGTPTLPGLGLDPPTEDGEETYSPSNARSFTPPPPISKFAQPILDKVSDITIPPNLQEILANVKRQESSKVDPYLPSKPSASFLPTLYPNTERYSPLSSSRIGQSDQKISPEVPKESKSTLSTLSDLDLIRKAEEELAAVAAASSTLPATSSSSSSLSSASSSLLVLTPPPVASVSDTPTSPPSLPPISLPVESALEANKSYKSSPSDTFKKCFTSEQPKPPGLEDEDFPTFSSTPSTADISKMAGASHSKLSPKSDIVLNVKRKLNDNGNSSSPTRLPRTKSRWGQRSSE
- the Pps gene encoding death-inducer obliterator 1 isoform X2, with the translated sequence MSNSYVVEPQESNSPKKDDTLIIVVNDDGIISVDQTTLQNLIMNQSSANVSVVRLGQADTDTENGDITLTVDPPTFDHSTANLVSANASSDPGGLVDPFMEMEPEELERLETALQSEEAKQILGENVTAMLDMLSVEEQHNTMRYNIQLDHCYTSRLSPSDPIPRDPLPIGDDFSEISDIQYIHQPSFRTSVVSPSVNDMDNAGIKNKNIVKNINILQSKQLNRPIRKATVSTPTSVTGSSRTNIVVTPKLSGQHSVSRNVASVQQGTTKVQTKNNGEEENDDENTESSESSESESDDNDSDSDFGPRGSKRNNVRARGGRKGLTTRGGSMTAGRRRGQKHLDLEQVRRLDMEMAAAVNAMKTPDKDDKLERFNPTKNKRQIKTLGGKKKEESQLTENSPSVLQESPVYEKPLQTTNQVKANLINANMNKGDMILTKLSQGRSNQKVTFVPKQVKPNELKNIELKKTVLVSKEKFVNQPGTKFFTTKDGKLIQIPMTSKTINSNTQVYPIKTILTQQSSSQQSVIQQNLSQGSQQSKSILPIGTPVKIKSNDIKREKRKSDTTIESISKEENTTKSVESKTLDSAKKPKRDTRKAPGYVADTLGPALFSTPDIIRRVGSNSDGKVTDSPVTSPTTPPAPLTAVTSTPGSSTSSISTAVSLNIGISAGSNTVQSTSNFANKKTILNTSEQSIEPESQLNFNQSNNITLGTENEQKSESKTPLTEELQPSLDGIEGEEHLLATLEMEASKHEEELLAEALLLQEELGVDLAEHSALGDPKARVIPEPSTSDSMLMPAVIPEEDSKPAETDSTTQMNISKEPNKKVLKDGKETIQIIRGNRVIKLPPIEAPATRSKRLQAKTDIPQMDSEPPKKIEKLAQVSIQQLPQNKDEEFRTEQVLNEEEDEDDEGDEDDNSDSEDDPDRLWCICKRPHNNRFMICCDVCEDWFHGKCVHVSKAMGQQMEEKGIEWVCPNCLRKKAEEDKSKTNVQSLSTKQKLKLESVNETLLLQGTSSKEISPSGSSNDHGGAPVSGTMQCVVCKKEARNSSIYCSDACILAHAQETLTKEKPVLSKTNIKSTKLPATDIMKTKAEARVIVFDRKTGQVLTGADAPLRSNLRTWLKDNPSFEIVEANNINTLQIGGKLVTQIQTSGKTGKITQLSPVKVQTVPKMIYTKLVGPKQTLLTSNKKFTIISTMQPQPSTSGNRPIQPKQSTSAITLGKSPLLPKPSKSGMQVQFKTQIASSSKQTPVKKLETKPSPQQKQTKLTPVKKPETEPIRVNIRKTLTELLSTRIKATEDLKLTDDEISDLAFNIELEMYKYFKDTGSKYKAKYRSLVFNIKDTKNLTLFRKIADYSLTPDAVVRLSPDEMASQELAEWREKETKHQLEMIKKNELDLMAQAKSIVVKTHKGEQIIENDGGIDHVDPKTPVQDIVSALNNGDSISSTIDDLEKDRNKDDKGQMETKKFKNTDERKKKDKERGRERDKSKSKDRRERSRSRHRHNRDRDRSKTRDKSKEQKSNRNKEGKCEKDREREKDKDRDRNKDRDKASRKESRERDRQRERERDRHKSNDGRSRNHSESRDSKDVDKQEEERKRETEKKKEVSPFNEKPIEDRLWRHIEDEATTNTIDGNDSDLSDREPSSTVTIKTPDINEEIERDKEPVTDKETSAKGVSQTVWRGFVNMVDVAKFFITAQEVSGNAKTLMDDLPDTVDVVGRISHQTVWDYISKMKKSGSKEILVIRLTAANDEEKIPYITLYSYLNSRSRLGVVGNVSKNIKDFYIMPFSCQSTIPSVLMPLSGPGFEQHRPHLLLGIIVRNKKKRLSIVPPISLKTSKTSTSDRSYTPPLINVSKEKNLSPSPSSSPMLYKATAVDATKEKAAAVVTQLTLESLNKAHIGMSRGVLDTATICKIVPELSSKIDLTSSPGKAIDDDGDEPYSPGDIDDDDDDDDINDLQATDSTTALLSSTNKNPTELQRKMEELNRQIEEQKQQIEEQKQQIQSISSSFLDEGTPTLPGLGLDPPTEDGEETYSPSNARSFTPPPPISKFAQPILDKVSDITIPPNLQEILANVKRQESSKVDPYLPSKPSASFLPTLYPNTERYSPLSSSRIGQSDQKISPEVPKESKSTLSTLSDLDLIRKAEEELAAVAAASSTLPATSSSSSSLSSASSSLLVLTPPPVASVSDTPTSPPSLPPISLPVESALEANKSYKSSPSDTFKKCFTSEQPKPPGLEDEDFPTFSSTPSTADISKMAGASHSKLSPKSDIVLNVKRKLNDNGNSSSPTRLPRTKSRWGQRSSE